A single genomic interval of Armatimonadota bacterium harbors:
- the queE gene encoding 7-carboxy-7-deazaguanine synthase: MSYTVKEIFYTLQGEGANTGRPAVFCRFAGCNLWTGREADRSSAVCKFCDTDFIGTDGPGGGQFATADELAGAVAANWPSGSDRAGPLVVCTGGEPLLQLDEAAVAAFHRAEFEVAVETNGTRPAPEGIDWLCVSPKHGADLVLICGQELKLVYPQFGAEPERFSHLQFDHYYLQPMDGPLRERNTQLALAYCLAHPLWRLSLQMHKFVGIP; this comes from the coding sequence AATACCGGACGCCCGGCCGTGTTCTGTCGCTTCGCCGGATGTAATCTGTGGACCGGGCGCGAAGCCGATCGATCGTCTGCCGTGTGCAAATTCTGTGACACAGATTTCATTGGCACTGACGGGCCGGGCGGTGGGCAGTTCGCGACGGCCGATGAACTGGCCGGAGCTGTAGCGGCGAACTGGCCCTCAGGCAGTGACCGTGCTGGCCCGCTGGTGGTATGCACCGGTGGTGAACCCCTCCTGCAGCTGGACGAGGCCGCCGTTGCCGCCTTTCACCGCGCCGAATTCGAAGTGGCCGTGGAGACGAACGGGACTAGACCCGCCCCCGAGGGAATTGACTGGCTGTGCGTTAGCCCCAAGCACGGTGCCGACCTTGTACTAATATGCGGACAGGAACTAAAGCTTGTGTACCCCCAGTTCGGCGCTGAACCGGAACGCTTCTCTCACTTGCAGTTCGACCACTATTACCTGCAGCCGATGGACGGGCCTCTGCGGGAACGCAATACGCAGTTGGCCCTGGCATACTGTCTCGCGCATCCGCTGTGGCGACTGAGCCTGCAGATGCATAAGTTCGTGGGGATCCCGTGA
- the queD gene encoding 6-carboxytetrahydropterin synthase QueD, whose amino-acid sequence MTVFKEFGFEAAHRLPNVPEGHKCARLHGHSFKVAIHVAGPVGETTGWVVDFAEIKAAFKPLLDRLDHYYLNEIDGLENPTSENLARWIWVRLAPNLPGLSRIVVNETCTSGCAYEGYDSR is encoded by the coding sequence ATGACAGTTTTCAAAGAATTCGGGTTCGAGGCGGCGCACCGGCTCCCGAATGTGCCGGAAGGTCACAAGTGCGCCCGATTGCACGGGCACTCGTTCAAGGTCGCCATTCACGTGGCCGGACCTGTGGGTGAGACGACGGGCTGGGTGGTGGACTTCGCCGAGATCAAGGCCGCGTTCAAGCCACTCCTCGACCGCCTGGACCACTACTATCTTAACGAGATCGACGGGCTAGAAAATCCGACAAGCGAGAACCTCGCGCGGTGGATCTGGGTCCGCCTCGCGCCCAATCTTCCGGGCCTCTCACGGATCGTGGTGAACGAGACCTGCACTTCGGGCTGCGCGTACGAAGGGTACGATTCCAGATGA
- the folE2 gene encoding GTP cyclohydrolase FolE2, with amino-acid sequence MILEDVQNHTDTRAIDLDQVGVSDLRYPIVVLDRKQGEQPTVATLTMSVSLPHHFKGTHMSRFLEVLNEHRGEITVRTVPMLLRDLKTRLEAERARIEVRFPYFLERAAPVTGATALMDFECAFIGESNATDDFLLQVRVPVTSLCPCSKAISEYGAHNQRGYVTIEVRSVLANDGHPEIVWIEELIDIAERSASAPVYPLLKRPDERHVTMQAYDNPVFVEDIVRNAAVALQGDHRVAWFRVHVLNQESIHNHAAFAEVSWSRPERSDDQ; translated from the coding sequence ATGATCCTCGAGGACGTCCAGAACCACACCGATACGCGGGCGATCGACCTAGATCAGGTCGGGGTCTCGGACCTTCGATATCCCATTGTCGTTCTCGATCGGAAACAAGGCGAGCAACCCACGGTTGCTACGCTCACAATGTCGGTGAGCCTGCCCCATCACTTTAAGGGCACTCACATGAGCCGCTTCCTGGAAGTGCTCAACGAGCATCGCGGGGAGATTACGGTTCGTACCGTGCCGATGCTCCTGCGAGACCTGAAGACCCGGCTGGAAGCGGAAAGGGCCAGGATCGAGGTACGATTCCCGTATTTCCTCGAGCGAGCGGCCCCGGTAACCGGGGCGACGGCGCTCATGGACTTCGAGTGCGCTTTCATCGGCGAATCGAACGCCACCGATGACTTTCTGCTGCAAGTTCGCGTCCCCGTTACCAGCCTCTGCCCGTGCAGCAAGGCTATTAGCGAGTATGGCGCCCATAACCAACGTGGATACGTAACAATCGAGGTGCGGAGCGTCCTTGCGAATGACGGTCACCCCGAGATCGTCTGGATCGAGGAGTTGATTGATATCGCGGAACGGTCGGCCTCCGCGCCGGTCTATCCGCTACTTAAGCGACCCGACGAACGGCACGTCACAATGCAAGCCTACGACAACCCGGTGTTTGTAGAGGATATCGTACGCAATGCAGCCGTCGCGCTACAGGGTGACCATCGGGTCGCGTGGTTCCGCGTGCATGTTCTGAATCAGGAGAGCATCCACAACCATGCGGCGTTTGCCGAAGTCTCGTGGTCTCGCCCTGAACGATCGGACGATCAGTGA